From a single Rhizobium lusitanum genomic region:
- the glmU gene encoding bifunctional UDP-N-acetylglucosamine diphosphorylase/glucosamine-1-phosphate N-acetyltransferase GlmU has protein sequence MERTCLAIILAAGDSTRMKSSVSKVLHPIASRPMIAHVMEAIAKTDISAAALVVGRNAEEVAAAADIGGIEVEAYVQKERLGTGHAVLAARDAIAKGYDDIIVAYGDVPLLTDAPLRAARKGLADGNDIVVIGFHTKNPNAYGRLLVKDGALIAIREAKDATDAELAVTWCNSGLMAINGRKALDLLDRIGNSNAKGEYYLTDLVEIARALGGRAVAVDAPEVEMTGCNNRAELAFIERLWQERRRHELMLSGVTMIAPETVFLAYDTVIGQDALIEPNVVFGPGAVVDGGAVIHAFSHIEGAHVSGGATAGPFARLRPGADLADGSKVGNFCEVKNAKIGEGAKVSHLTYIGDATIGAGSNIGAGTITCNYDGVNKHETHIGANSFIGSNSSLVAPVRIGDNAYVASGSVITDDVPAEALAFGRARQEVKPGRAKLIRERALAIKAAKKGSH, from the coding sequence ATGGAACGCACCTGCCTCGCCATCATCCTCGCCGCCGGTGACAGCACCCGCATGAAGTCGTCGGTCTCCAAGGTGCTGCATCCGATCGCCAGCCGTCCGATGATCGCGCATGTGATGGAAGCGATCGCCAAGACCGATATTTCCGCCGCGGCCCTCGTCGTCGGACGCAATGCGGAGGAGGTGGCTGCCGCCGCCGATATCGGCGGCATCGAGGTTGAGGCCTATGTTCAGAAGGAACGCCTGGGTACCGGCCACGCCGTATTGGCAGCGCGTGACGCAATCGCTAAGGGCTATGACGATATCATCGTTGCTTACGGCGACGTGCCGCTGCTCACCGACGCACCGCTTCGCGCTGCCCGAAAGGGACTTGCCGACGGCAACGATATCGTCGTCATCGGTTTTCACACGAAAAATCCGAATGCCTATGGCCGCTTGCTGGTGAAGGACGGCGCGCTGATCGCCATTCGCGAGGCGAAGGACGCGACGGATGCCGAACTAGCGGTGACATGGTGCAACAGCGGCCTCATGGCGATCAACGGCCGCAAGGCGCTCGATCTGCTCGATCGCATCGGCAACAGCAATGCCAAGGGCGAATACTATCTGACCGATCTCGTCGAGATCGCGCGCGCGCTTGGCGGCCGTGCGGTTGCTGTCGATGCGCCGGAAGTGGAAATGACCGGCTGCAACAACCGCGCCGAACTCGCATTCATCGAACGCCTCTGGCAGGAGCGCCGCCGTCATGAGCTGATGCTTTCCGGCGTCACCATGATCGCACCGGAAACGGTGTTTCTCGCCTATGATACGGTGATTGGCCAGGACGCGCTGATCGAGCCGAACGTCGTCTTCGGTCCCGGCGCGGTCGTTGATGGCGGCGCAGTTATCCACGCCTTCTCGCATATCGAAGGCGCTCATGTCAGCGGCGGCGCCACCGCCGGCCCGTTCGCACGATTGCGCCCCGGCGCGGATCTTGCCGACGGCTCGAAGGTCGGCAATTTCTGCGAGGTGAAGAACGCCAAGATCGGCGAGGGCGCCAAGGTCAGCCATTTGACCTATATCGGCGATGCCACGATCGGTGCCGGCAGCAACATCGGCGCGGGCACGATCACCTGCAACTATGACGGCGTTAACAAGCACGAGACCCATATCGGCGCCAACAGCTTCATCGGCTCCAACTCCTCACTGGTGGCGCCGGTACGCATCGGCGACAATGCCTATGTCGCCTCCGGCAGCGTGATCACCGATGACGTTCCAGCTGAAGCGCTTGCCTTCGGTCGTGCCCGCCAAGAGGTGAAGCCCGGCCGCGCCAAGCTTATTCGCGAAAGAGCCTTGGCGATCAAGGCAGCAAAAAAGGGCAGCCACTAA
- a CDS encoding YiiG family protein: MKTSASVAVLAMAFTAILGLSACDDQSKSTATSNQSSADTASKLANSAKLNDYVLAYNDLIGDSGLLAQYQAYQNANISKSATSDNITEVSKGSLERSADKLKTVRGAKGDAPTELDTAADKLISALGQVVPRLSGLDVYYTSKAYMEDGLARGKREDPLMLADFQAAAAALEEFHQQLQKELDRREQAELAKIKERGDMPVYQTRLALSQARQLVNLFNSSEDPSKPALQGQIDAKIVELEKTLEDQRAALAKAKQDGGNSPNTPLLDGINTFLTGMVGDFRQIKQDPTPDKYQLIITRFNGAIEMFNSVR; the protein is encoded by the coding sequence ATGAAGACGTCTGCTTCTGTCGCTGTTCTCGCGATGGCATTCACCGCAATTCTGGGCCTTTCGGCCTGCGACGATCAGTCGAAATCCACTGCCACCAGCAATCAGTCCTCGGCCGATACGGCATCGAAGCTGGCGAACAGCGCAAAATTAAACGACTACGTGCTGGCCTATAATGATCTCATCGGGGATTCCGGCCTGCTGGCGCAATATCAGGCCTATCAGAACGCCAATATTTCGAAGAGCGCGACCTCCGACAATATTACCGAAGTCAGCAAAGGCTCGCTCGAACGATCCGCGGATAAATTGAAGACCGTGCGCGGCGCAAAGGGCGATGCACCCACGGAACTCGATACCGCCGCCGACAAGCTGATCTCCGCACTTGGTCAGGTAGTTCCCCGCCTTTCCGGCCTGGATGTCTATTATACCAGCAAGGCCTACATGGAGGACGGGCTGGCGCGCGGAAAGCGTGAGGATCCCTTGATGCTTGCCGATTTCCAGGCTGCCGCCGCCGCATTGGAGGAATTCCATCAGCAATTGCAGAAGGAGCTCGACCGCCGGGAACAGGCCGAGCTTGCCAAGATCAAGGAACGCGGGGATATGCCGGTCTATCAGACACGGCTTGCCCTCAGCCAGGCGAGACAACTCGTCAATCTTTTCAATAGTTCGGAAGACCCCAGCAAACCCGCTCTACAGGGACAGATAGACGCAAAGATCGTCGAACTGGAAAAGACATTGGAAGATCAGCGCGCCGCCTTGGCAAAAGCCAAGCAGGACGGAGGCAACTCCCCAAATACTCCGCTTCTTGATGGTATCAATACCTTTCTGACCGGAATGGTTGGCGACTTCCGCCAGATAAAGCAGGATCCCACGCCAGACAAATACCAACTCATCATCACCCGTTTCAATGGTGCGATCGAAATGTTCAATAGCGTGAGATAG
- a CDS encoding esterase-like activity of phytase family protein yields the protein MRNLRSMSLPLLSAALATFVFTMPVAAFADNSVAVGGVTTLVNKGLVAVGRIPANQRDKFGETFGSGSGMSIDAKSWVRNADGSYKGSLWLLPDRGYNVVGTTDYRPRLNTVDVQLTPVAPGATPPAGKEQSGVVAKLADTMLLTDNKGADTTGLDPSDGSRHPEGGMPLLPEAPNGKISLDNEAIVRVPDGTMFISDEYGPYIYRFSADGRMMSATPPPAALLPMRHGAVNFASNNPGPGEKAPDPKDPTSGRQNNQGLEGMSMTPDGKFLIAVLQSATRQDGGDSGSTRQNTRALVYDAADLAHLKLVHEYVVPLPVFTNNKGKTAVAAQSEIVVLSPTSFLMLARDSNNGYGMEGEKSLYRSINVVDVSGATDIAGSKFDADTPVAPKGVLDASVKPATVSQLIDINDSDNLARFGLHNGAPNDRNNLSEKWEAMSFVSVLDPKLPDDYFLFVANDNDFLTQDGFQVGAAYKGEGGADVDTMFQVFQVTIPGLSAK from the coding sequence GTGAGAAATTTGCGTTCAATGAGTTTGCCGCTGCTGTCGGCAGCGCTCGCCACTTTCGTTTTCACCATGCCGGTCGCAGCCTTCGCCGATAATTCCGTTGCAGTTGGCGGTGTTACCACCCTGGTTAATAAGGGCCTCGTGGCTGTCGGCCGTATCCCGGCCAACCAGCGCGACAAGTTCGGCGAAACCTTCGGCTCCGGCTCGGGCATGTCGATCGACGCCAAGAGTTGGGTTCGCAATGCCGATGGCAGCTATAAGGGGTCGCTGTGGCTGCTGCCGGATCGCGGCTATAACGTCGTCGGCACCACCGATTATCGTCCACGCCTCAACACCGTCGACGTTCAACTGACGCCGGTCGCTCCGGGCGCAACGCCGCCGGCCGGCAAGGAACAATCGGGCGTCGTTGCCAAACTCGCCGACACCATGCTGCTGACCGACAACAAGGGCGCCGACACCACCGGCCTCGATCCGTCCGATGGCAGTCGCCATCCGGAAGGTGGCATGCCCTTGCTGCCGGAAGCGCCGAACGGCAAGATCTCGCTCGACAACGAAGCCATCGTCCGTGTGCCGGATGGCACCATGTTCATCAGCGACGAATACGGCCCCTATATCTACCGCTTCTCCGCCGATGGCCGAATGATGTCCGCCACGCCGCCCCCGGCTGCATTGCTGCCGATGCGCCATGGTGCCGTGAACTTTGCGTCGAACAATCCTGGCCCCGGTGAAAAGGCTCCCGATCCCAAGGATCCAACCAGCGGCCGCCAGAACAACCAGGGCCTAGAAGGCATGTCGATGACCCCGGACGGCAAGTTTCTGATTGCTGTGTTGCAGTCGGCGACGCGTCAGGACGGTGGCGACTCCGGCTCGACCCGACAGAATACCCGCGCGCTGGTCTATGATGCCGCTGATCTGGCGCATCTGAAGCTGGTGCATGAATATGTCGTGCCGCTGCCGGTCTTCACCAACAACAAGGGTAAGACGGCTGTCGCCGCGCAGAGCGAGATCGTGGTGCTTTCGCCGACAAGTTTCCTGATGCTGGCGCGCGACAGCAACAATGGCTACGGCATGGAAGGGGAAAAGTCGCTTTACCGCAGCATCAACGTCGTCGATGTCTCCGGCGCCACCGACATTGCCGGCAGCAAATTCGATGCCGACACACCGGTTGCTCCGAAAGGTGTCCTTGATGCGTCGGTGAAGCCCGCAACGGTTAGCCAGTTGATCGACATCAACGATAGCGACAACCTTGCCCGCTTCGGCCTCCATAATGGCGCGCCGAACGATCGCAATAACCTTTCCGAGAAATGGGAGGCTATGTCGTTCGTCAGCGTTCTCGATCCGAAGCTGCCGGACGACTACTTCCTGTTCGTCGCCAATGACAACGACTTCCTGACCCAGGACGGTTTCCAGGTGGGCGCTGCCTACAAGGGTGAAGGCGGGGCCGACGTCGACACCATGTTCCAGGTGTTCCAGGTGACAATCCCCGGCCTGTCTGCCAAGTAA
- the ytfQ gene encoding galactofuranose ABC transporter, galactofuranose-binding protein YtfQ, giving the protein MKFKTALVSATILAACMFTSASAKDLVVGFSQIGSESGWRAAETTLTKLEAKKRGIDLKFADAQQKQENQIKAIRSFIAQGVDAILLAPVVETGWDSVLKEAKEAKIPVILLDRTINAPKDLYLTAVTSDQIHEGKVAGDWLVKNVGDKKCNIVELQGTTGSSPAIARKKGFEEAIKGHDNLKIVRSQTGDFTRAKGKEVMESFLKAENGGKDICALYAHNDDMAVGAIQAIKEAGLKPGKDILTVSIDSVPDLFKAMAAGEANATVELTPNMAGPAFDALDAYLKTKKEPPKWIQTESKLYTQADDPQKVYEAKKDLGY; this is encoded by the coding sequence ATGAAATTCAAGACTGCACTGGTGAGTGCCACCATTCTTGCCGCCTGCATGTTTACGTCCGCATCGGCAAAAGATCTGGTCGTGGGCTTTTCACAAATCGGCTCGGAATCCGGCTGGCGCGCCGCGGAAACCACTCTGACCAAACTGGAAGCCAAGAAGCGCGGCATTGATCTCAAGTTTGCCGACGCGCAGCAGAAGCAGGAAAACCAGATCAAGGCGATTCGCTCCTTCATCGCCCAGGGCGTTGACGCGATTCTGCTGGCGCCGGTCGTGGAAACCGGATGGGATTCCGTTCTGAAGGAAGCAAAGGAAGCCAAGATCCCGGTCATCCTGCTGGATCGCACGATCAATGCGCCGAAGGATCTCTATCTGACCGCCGTTACCTCTGACCAGATCCACGAAGGCAAGGTCGCCGGCGATTGGCTGGTGAAGAATGTCGGCGACAAGAAGTGCAATATCGTCGAGCTTCAGGGTACCACCGGTTCCTCGCCGGCGATCGCGCGTAAGAAGGGCTTCGAAGAAGCCATCAAGGGCCATGACAACCTGAAGATCGTTCGCAGCCAGACGGGCGACTTCACCCGTGCCAAGGGCAAGGAAGTCATGGAAAGCTTCCTGAAGGCGGAGAATGGCGGCAAGGATATCTGCGCGCTCTACGCTCACAACGACGACATGGCCGTCGGCGCCATCCAGGCGATCAAGGAAGCTGGCCTGAAGCCGGGCAAGGACATCCTGACCGTTTCCATCGATTCGGTTCCGGATCTCTTCAAGGCCATGGCCGCTGGCGAAGCGAATGCCACGGTGGAATTGACGCCAAACATGGCTGGTCCCGCGTTCGATGCCCTCGACGCCTATCTGAAGACCAAGAAGGAACCGCCGAAGTGGATCCAGACCGAGTCCAAGCTGTACACGCAGGCTGACGACCCGCAGAAGGTCTACGAAGCGAAGAAAGACCTGGGCTATTGA
- a CDS encoding ABC transporter permease, producing the protein MSSQIKASLFRLMPQLIALAAILLLNFIMFPHFFHLEMQNGRLYGSVIDVLNRGAPVALLAIGMTLVIATKGIDLSVGAVIAICGAVAASTIVGGSSLAYTLALTIGVGIACGLWNGFLVAVLGIQPIIATLVLMVAGRGIAQLITEGVILTFNNDGLIFFGSGSFAWLPMPVVVWLAVGLAVILLVRRTALGMLVEAIGINRRASTLSGIQTPILLIAVYALSGLCASIAGIIVSADIKGADANNAGLWLELDAILAVVVGGNSLLGGRFSIVGSLIGAMIIQSVNTGILLSGFPPEFNLVIKAVIVIIILVIQSPALQSVTTFLRRRHGEGRMIHEEQAK; encoded by the coding sequence ATGAGTTCCCAGATCAAGGCATCCTTGTTTCGATTGATGCCGCAGCTCATTGCCTTGGCTGCCATTCTTCTTTTGAATTTCATCATGTTCCCGCATTTCTTTCATCTGGAAATGCAAAACGGCAGATTGTACGGCAGCGTCATCGATGTTCTTAATCGCGGTGCGCCGGTGGCGCTACTGGCGATCGGCATGACGCTGGTCATCGCCACCAAGGGCATAGATCTCTCGGTCGGCGCGGTGATCGCAATTTGCGGTGCCGTGGCGGCATCGACGATCGTTGGCGGAAGTTCGCTCGCCTACACGCTGGCACTGACCATCGGCGTCGGGATTGCCTGCGGATTATGGAACGGATTTCTGGTCGCGGTTCTCGGCATTCAACCGATCATCGCCACGCTGGTACTGATGGTCGCGGGCCGTGGCATCGCCCAATTGATCACCGAAGGCGTCATCCTGACCTTCAACAATGATGGGCTTATCTTCTTCGGCAGCGGATCGTTTGCCTGGCTGCCTATGCCCGTCGTCGTCTGGTTGGCGGTGGGGCTCGCGGTCATCCTGCTTGTCAGGCGCACCGCGCTCGGCATGCTGGTCGAGGCGATCGGGATCAATCGCCGTGCCAGCACATTGTCGGGCATTCAGACGCCGATACTATTGATCGCCGTCTATGCGCTCAGCGGTCTTTGCGCCTCCATCGCCGGCATCATCGTCTCTGCCGATATCAAGGGCGCGGATGCCAACAATGCCGGCCTCTGGCTCGAACTTGATGCGATCCTGGCCGTGGTTGTCGGCGGTAATTCCCTTCTTGGCGGCCGCTTCAGCATTGTCGGCTCGCTGATCGGCGCGATGATCATCCAGTCGGTCAATACCGGCATTCTGCTGTCCGGCTTTCCGCCAGAATTCAATCTGGTGATCAAGGCCGTCATCGTTATCATCATCCTGGTCATCCAGTCTCCGGCTCTCCAATCGGTCACGACGTTCTTGCGGCGTCGGCACGGCGAAGGACGGATGATCCATGAGGAGCAGGCAAAGTGA
- a CDS encoding DUF502 domain-containing protein: protein MTEKSIKISVAARIRNNFLAGLIICAPIAITLWLTWSVIHWADSWVRPYIPARYDPESYLNFAVPGTGVVIAMIFITIIGFLAKNLIGQSIVRFGESIVQRVPLVRSIYKSLKQIFETVLKEQGTSFKKVGLIEYPSPGLWSMVFISTDAKGEMASKFNAMGHDMVAVFLPPTPVPTAGFLIFVPREKITLLDMSPEDGAKLLISGGLVSPEYREKLIAPKEVPPPIPMKSLS from the coding sequence ATGACGGAAAAGTCCATCAAAATATCTGTGGCAGCACGGATCAGAAACAATTTCCTGGCCGGCCTGATTATCTGCGCGCCGATTGCCATCACGCTCTGGCTCACCTGGTCGGTCATCCATTGGGCTGACAGCTGGGTTCGGCCCTATATTCCGGCGCGCTACGATCCCGAAAGCTATCTGAACTTCGCCGTTCCCGGCACGGGCGTGGTGATCGCGATGATCTTCATCACCATCATCGGCTTCCTCGCCAAGAACCTGATCGGCCAGAGCATCGTTCGTTTTGGCGAATCGATCGTGCAGCGCGTGCCGCTGGTGCGAAGCATCTACAAGAGCCTGAAGCAGATCTTCGAAACCGTGCTGAAAGAGCAGGGCACGTCGTTCAAGAAAGTCGGACTGATCGAATACCCGAGCCCCGGCCTCTGGTCGATGGTGTTCATCTCGACAGACGCCAAGGGCGAAATGGCCTCAAAATTCAATGCCATGGGGCATGATATGGTGGCTGTTTTCCTGCCGCCGACCCCCGTGCCGACCGCCGGCTTCCTGATCTTCGTGCCGCGCGAAAAAATCACGCTTCTCGACATGAGCCCGGAAGACGGTGCCAAGCTTTTAATTTCCGGCGGTCTGGTCTCGCCCGAATATCGGGAGAAGCTGATTGCGCCTAAGGAAGTGCCGCCGCCTATTCCGATGAAATCATTGTCTTAA
- the ytfR gene encoding galactofuranose ABC transporter, ATP-binding protein YtfR, with the protein MAHDVERLLTATGFCKYFPGSTALDHVDFTLRRGEVHALLGENGAGKSTLIKCMTGAYRRDAGSLVLDGAEIDPHDTLAAQKLGIGTVYQEVNLLANLSVAENLFLGRQPKRFGMISTRVMNAMAKDLLSQYGIDIDVSRQLDRFSVAIQQVIAIARAVDLSGKVLILDEPTASLDTQEVAMLFGIIRNLRQRGLGIVFITHFLEQVYEICDRITVLRNGRLVGTRDAQGLSRQTLIAMMLGRELAEVEAGVKEAASESGPAKYHFTNFGKRGKIKPFDLEVRVGEVVGIAGLLGSGRTETAEVMFGVERADSGEARIDAQTVSLSSPRAAIKNGFGFCPEDRKTDGIIGDLSIRENIVMALQARRGWARPLSRGEQNAIADRYIKALDIRTTDREKPIRLLSGGNQQKAILARWLATNPSFLILDEPTRGIDVGAHAEIIRLIEDLCKQGMSLVVISSELEELVAYSSRVIVLRDREHIAELTGSEITASHIVDAIATAQSKREDA; encoded by the coding sequence ATGGCTCACGATGTCGAGCGCCTTCTGACCGCGACTGGTTTCTGCAAATATTTTCCCGGTTCCACCGCCCTTGACCATGTCGATTTCACGCTGCGGCGGGGCGAGGTCCATGCTCTTCTCGGCGAAAACGGCGCGGGAAAATCGACACTGATCAAATGCATGACCGGCGCCTATCGCCGCGACGCTGGCAGCCTCGTCCTCGACGGCGCCGAGATCGATCCCCACGACACGCTGGCCGCGCAGAAGCTGGGTATCGGGACGGTCTATCAGGAGGTGAACCTCCTTGCGAACCTGAGCGTTGCGGAGAATCTGTTTCTCGGCCGCCAGCCGAAGCGCTTCGGGATGATCAGCACCCGCGTGATGAACGCCATGGCGAAGGATCTGTTGTCGCAATACGGTATCGATATTGATGTCAGCCGCCAGCTTGATCGTTTCTCTGTAGCAATCCAGCAGGTGATCGCGATCGCGCGCGCCGTCGATCTCTCGGGCAAGGTCCTGATTCTCGACGAGCCGACCGCGAGCCTGGATACCCAGGAAGTTGCGATGCTTTTCGGTATCATCCGGAATTTGAGGCAGCGCGGATTAGGGATTGTTTTCATTACGCATTTTCTTGAGCAGGTTTATGAGATCTGCGACCGCATAACCGTTCTTCGCAACGGCCGTCTGGTCGGCACCCGCGATGCGCAGGGCCTGTCACGCCAGACCCTGATTGCGATGATGCTGGGCCGCGAACTCGCCGAAGTCGAGGCGGGCGTGAAGGAGGCGGCCAGCGAAAGCGGGCCTGCAAAATATCATTTCACCAACTTCGGCAAGCGCGGCAAGATCAAGCCTTTCGATCTCGAAGTTCGCGTCGGCGAAGTGGTCGGGATTGCCGGCCTGCTCGGCTCCGGACGCACGGAAACCGCCGAGGTTATGTTTGGCGTGGAACGCGCCGACAGCGGCGAGGCACGGATCGATGCGCAGACGGTGAGCCTTTCGTCACCGCGCGCCGCCATCAAGAACGGTTTCGGTTTTTGCCCGGAAGACCGTAAGACGGATGGGATCATCGGTGATCTTTCCATTCGCGAAAATATCGTCATGGCGCTTCAGGCCCGTCGCGGCTGGGCGCGCCCGCTATCGCGCGGCGAGCAGAACGCGATCGCCGACCGCTACATCAAGGCACTGGATATTCGCACCACCGACCGCGAAAAGCCGATCAGGCTTTTGTCCGGCGGCAATCAGCAGAAGGCCATTCTGGCGCGCTGGCTGGCGACCAATCCGAGCTTCCTCATTCTCGATGAACCGACACGCGGTATTGATGTCGGCGCGCATGCTGAAATCATCCGGCTGATCGAGGATCTCTGCAAGCAGGGTATGTCGCTAGTGGTGATCTCCTCCGAATTGGAGGAGCTCGTAGCCTACAGCTCCCGCGTCATCGTGCTGCGCGACCGGGAGCATATTGCCGAGCTGACCGGCAGCGAAATAACCGCCAGCCATATCGTCGACGCCATTGCAACGGCGCAGAGCAAGCGGGAGGACGCATGA
- the glmS gene encoding glutamine--fructose-6-phosphate transaminase (isomerizing) produces the protein MCGIVGIVGTKPVAGRLVDALRRLEYRGYDSAGVATIHDGVMDRRRAEGKLFNLEKRLDAEPLPGVTGIAHTRWATHGVPNETNAHPHFVDGVAVVHNGIIENFSELREELKAECKVFTTQTDTEVVAHLLAKYVGEGLDPRAAMLKMLNRVTGAYALAIMFQSDPDTLMAARSGPPLAVGFGNGEMFLGSDAIALSPFTNEITYLVDGDCAIITRDNATILDFNGREVSRPRQISQATAYVVDKGNHRHFMEKEIYEQPEVISHALSQYVDFVSHRLRPNVSAIDFKGVSGLAISACGTAYLAGLIGKYWFERYARLPVEIDVASEFRYREMPLSPSQAALFISQSGETADTLASLRYCKDNGLKIGAIVNVKESTIARESDAVFPIMAGPEIGVASTKAFTCQLAVLASLAIGAGVARGTVSAEDENALVRHLIEMPRIMGRVLNIIQPQMESLAREISKFKDVLYLGRGTSFPLAMEGALKLKEISYIHAEGYAAGELKHGPIALIDENMPVIVIAPHDRFFDKTVSNMQEVAARGGRIIFITDEAGAAASSLPTMATITLPVVDEIIAPMIFSLPIQLLAYHTAVFMGTDVDQPRNLAKSVTVE, from the coding sequence ATGTGCGGCATTGTTGGGATTGTCGGAACGAAGCCTGTCGCGGGGCGATTGGTGGATGCCTTGCGGCGTCTCGAGTATCGCGGCTACGATTCGGCGGGCGTTGCGACCATTCATGACGGTGTGATGGATCGTCGCCGCGCTGAAGGAAAACTCTTCAATCTGGAGAAGCGGCTCGATGCCGAGCCGCTGCCCGGCGTAACCGGTATCGCCCACACCCGTTGGGCGACGCATGGCGTTCCGAACGAGACCAATGCCCATCCGCATTTTGTTGACGGCGTCGCTGTTGTCCACAACGGCATCATCGAGAATTTCTCCGAATTGCGGGAGGAATTGAAGGCCGAGTGCAAGGTGTTCACGACGCAGACGGATACGGAAGTCGTCGCGCATCTGCTCGCGAAATACGTCGGCGAGGGCCTCGATCCGCGCGCGGCGATGCTGAAGATGCTGAACCGCGTGACCGGTGCCTATGCGCTCGCCATCATGTTCCAGAGCGATCCCGATACGCTGATGGCGGCCCGCTCCGGTCCGCCGCTCGCCGTCGGTTTCGGCAACGGTGAGATGTTCCTCGGCTCCGATGCCATCGCGCTCTCGCCCTTCACCAACGAGATCACCTATCTCGTCGATGGTGATTGCGCGATCATCACACGCGATAACGCCACGATCCTCGATTTCAACGGCCGGGAAGTCAGCCGTCCCCGGCAGATATCGCAGGCGACCGCCTATGTGGTGGACAAGGGCAATCACCGCCACTTCATGGAGAAGGAAATCTACGAGCAGCCTGAGGTGATCTCCCACGCGCTCAGCCAGTATGTCGATTTCGTCAGCCATCGGCTGCGCCCGAATGTATCGGCGATCGATTTCAAGGGCGTATCCGGCCTTGCGATCTCGGCCTGCGGCACGGCCTATCTCGCCGGCCTGATCGGAAAATACTGGTTCGAGCGCTACGCGCGTCTGCCGGTCGAAATCGATGTCGCCTCGGAGTTTCGCTATCGCGAAATGCCGCTGTCTCCCTCGCAGGCAGCGCTGTTCATTTCGCAGTCCGGCGAAACCGCCGACACGCTGGCGTCGCTGCGTTATTGCAAGGACAACGGCCTGAAGATCGGCGCCATCGTCAACGTCAAGGAATCGACCATCGCGCGTGAATCCGATGCGGTGTTCCCGATCATGGCCGGTCCCGAGATCGGCGTTGCCTCGACCAAGGCGTTCACCTGCCAGCTTGCCGTTCTGGCGTCGCTGGCGATCGGTGCCGGCGTTGCGCGCGGTACGGTGAGCGCCGAAGATGAAAACGCCTTGGTGCGCCACCTCATCGAGATGCCGCGCATCATGGGGAGAGTGCTGAACATCATCCAGCCGCAGATGGAAAGCCTTGCCCGCGAAATCTCCAAGTTCAAGGACGTGCTCTATCTCGGTCGCGGCACTAGCTTTCCGCTCGCCATGGAAGGCGCGCTGAAGCTCAAGGAAATCTCCTATATCCACGCCGAAGGCTATGCCGCTGGCGAACTGAAGCACGGTCCGATCGCGCTGATCGACGAAAATATGCCGGTTATCGTCATTGCACCTCATGATCGCTTCTTCGACAAGACGGTTTCCAACATGCAGGAAGTGGCGGCTCGCGGTGGTCGCATCATCTTCATCACCGACGAGGCGGGGGCGGCCGCCTCGTCGTTGCCGACGATGGCAACGATCACCCTGCCGGTTGTCGATGAAATCATCGCACCGATGATCTTCTCGCTGCCGATCCAACTGCTGGCCTATCACACCGCTGTCTTCATGGGCACGGATGTTGATCAGCCGCGCAATCTCGCCAAGTCGGTGACTGTGGAGTAA
- a CDS encoding FadR/GntR family transcriptional regulator — protein sequence MRSRLLETRKGQGKSRTSHAQVVDDLGKAIVSGVFPIGTILPGDSDLLQRFKVSRTVLRESMKTLAAKGLVVPRARVGTRVTERIHWNMFDNEVLTWHFESGVNEEFLLHLYDIRLAFEPFAASLVAERADPEEVEMLRRLALAMAAPEHTADSLALADLHFHLAVTEASHNPFMRSLGGLIEAALVGMFRMSAPPSSNGFANIADTHMAIVDAIAAHDGPTAYKAMEFVIFDGRQHVLEAFAALADA from the coding sequence TTGCGCAGCAGATTGCTTGAGACACGGAAAGGCCAAGGAAAGTCACGAACGAGCCATGCTCAGGTTGTCGACGATCTCGGAAAGGCGATCGTGTCGGGCGTCTTTCCTATCGGCACCATCCTTCCGGGTGACAGCGATCTCCTGCAACGGTTCAAGGTGTCGCGCACGGTTTTGCGCGAGAGCATGAAGACACTGGCGGCGAAAGGACTGGTTGTCCCGCGTGCCAGGGTCGGTACGCGCGTCACGGAGCGGATCCACTGGAACATGTTCGACAACGAGGTGCTGACCTGGCATTTCGAAAGTGGGGTCAACGAAGAGTTCCTGCTTCACCTCTATGATATCCGCCTGGCCTTCGAGCCGTTTGCCGCCAGTCTCGTGGCGGAGCGCGCCGACCCTGAAGAGGTCGAGATGCTGCGGCGGCTGGCGCTGGCAATGGCCGCGCCGGAACATACGGCGGACAGCCTCGCGCTCGCCGACCTTCATTTTCACCTGGCGGTCACCGAAGCGTCCCACAATCCCTTCATGCGCTCGCTCGGTGGCTTGATCGAAGCCGCTTTGGTCGGCATGTTCCGCATGAGCGCACCTCCCTCCAGCAACGGCTTTGCGAATATTGCCGATACGCACATGGCGATTGTCGACGCCATCGCGGCTCACGACGGACCAACAGCGTATAAAGCGATGGAGTTCGTCATTTTCGATGGCCGCCAGCATGTGCTGGAAGCCTTCGCGGCGCTTGCTGATGCCTGA